One region of Eurosta solidaginis isolate ZX-2024a chromosome X, ASM4086904v1, whole genome shotgun sequence genomic DNA includes:
- the LOC137235446 gene encoding protein transport protein Sec24C-like has product MPNPISVIIENKNSAGGAFITNEQGLLPPLVTTKYVVEDQGNSSPRYVRSSLYCIPATDDLLKTTALSIKLTVSPMARTVEGEYEPPIVNFGELGAIRCNRCKAQ; this is encoded by the exons atgccaaatccgataagcgttatcattgaaaataaaaatagcgctggtggtgcttttattactaatgaacagggtttattaccaccattggtgaccacaaaatatgtggtagaagatcagggtaactcctcgccacgttacgttag gtcgtctttgtattgcatacctgcaacagatgatctattaaaaacaacagctttgtccattaaacttaccgtctcaccaatggcacgcacggttgagggtgaatatgagccacccattgtaaattttggtgaattgggtgcaattagatgcaatcgttgcaaggctcaatag